A window of Shewanella mesophila contains these coding sequences:
- the fadR gene encoding fatty acid metabolism transcriptional regulator FadR: MTTVPQAPIKPKDKDIIEAKGPASFAEKYIVRSIWEGKFPPGSILPAERELSELIGVTRTTLREVLQRLARDGWLTIQHGKPTRVNDIWETSGLNVLETIAELNPAGEPVLLEQLLSARTNISAIYFKGAVRYNPDKVLEALAPLADLKDDAKAYIDFDYQLHHALAYHSGNPLYVLILNGFKGLYSRVGKEYFSIDKARELALDFYQALEALAKNKNHNDVPVLMRSYGINSGKLWQRHKNDLLQQAETV; the protein is encoded by the coding sequence ATGACAACTGTCCCCCAAGCACCAATAAAGCCTAAAGACAAAGATATTATTGAAGCTAAAGGCCCTGCCAGCTTTGCCGAGAAGTATATTGTGCGTTCCATTTGGGAAGGAAAGTTCCCACCTGGGTCGATTTTACCTGCCGAACGTGAGCTTTCGGAGCTCATCGGAGTCACTCGAACGACACTGAGAGAAGTGTTGCAACGATTGGCCCGGGATGGTTGGTTAACGATTCAACATGGTAAACCGACTCGCGTAAACGATATCTGGGAAACATCGGGTCTGAATGTCTTGGAAACCATTGCAGAACTTAACCCGGCGGGAGAACCTGTCCTGCTTGAACAGTTGTTGTCGGCGAGAACCAATATTAGTGCCATCTATTTTAAAGGCGCGGTTCGTTACAATCCAGATAAAGTGCTCGAGGCGTTAGCGCCATTGGCAGACTTAAAAGATGATGCGAAAGCCTATATTGATTTCGATTACCAGTTGCATCATGCCTTAGCCTACCACTCTGGAAATCCACTGTATGTGTTGATCCTTAATGGCTTTAAGGGTTTATATAGCCGGGTTGGTAAAGAGTACTTCTCGATTGATAAGGCTCGTGAGCTGGCGCTTGATTTTTATCAAGCGTTAGAAGCATTAGCCAAAAATAAAAATCATAATGATGTACCCGTCTTGATGCGGAGTTACGGTATCAATAGCGGTAAGTTGTGGCAACGTCATAAGAATGATCTATTGCAACAGGCTGAAACGGTTTAA
- the nhaB gene encoding sodium/proton antiporter NhaB, with protein sequence MPVTMSRAFIDNFLGNSPKWFKIAILSFLVINPIVFYINPFVAGWLLVVEFIFTLAMALKCYPLQPGGLLAIEAVFIGMTSPSQVLHEIEANLEVLLLLIFMVAGIYFMKQLLLFVFTKMITKIRSKVVVSLMFCIASAFLSAFLDALTVIAVIIAVAVGFYSIYHKVASGKNFSDDHDHTSDQHGEGHSLCEDELEAFRGFLRNLLMHAGIGTALGGVCTMVGEPQNLIIAAQANWQFGEFALRMGPVTIPVFFAGIATCFLVEKFRLFGYGQQLPEAVHKILSDYASYEDARRTNHDKMKLVVQALVGVWLIVGLAFHLASVGLIGLSVIIVTTAFNGVTNEHALGKAFEEALPFTALLAVFFAIVGVIIDQQLFAPVIQWALSYEGNTQLVIFYIANGLLSMVSDNVFVGTVYINEVKAALLDGQITRDQFDLLAVAINTGTNLPSVATPNGQAAFLFLLTSAIAPLIRLSYGRMVWMALPYTIVLSIVGVLAIETGFLTDMTQYFYDSHMLIHHSVAEAAKGAVTGH encoded by the coding sequence ATGCCTGTGACTATGAGTCGGGCGTTTATTGATAACTTCTTAGGAAATTCTCCTAAGTGGTTCAAAATCGCAATTTTATCGTTTCTAGTGATCAATCCAATCGTTTTCTATATCAACCCATTCGTTGCTGGATGGTTATTGGTTGTAGAATTTATTTTTACATTAGCAATGGCACTAAAGTGCTACCCCCTCCAACCCGGTGGTCTATTGGCTATTGAAGCGGTATTTATCGGCATGACTTCCCCAAGTCAGGTGCTGCATGAAATAGAAGCAAACCTTGAAGTGTTATTGCTACTGATCTTCATGGTAGCTGGTATCTACTTCATGAAGCAGTTGCTGCTATTTGTATTTACTAAAATGATCACCAAGATCCGATCCAAAGTCGTCGTATCTTTGATGTTCTGTATTGCGTCAGCATTTCTATCAGCCTTCCTTGATGCATTAACGGTTATTGCGGTAATTATCGCTGTGGCAGTTGGCTTTTATTCAATTTATCATAAGGTTGCATCAGGAAAGAATTTTTCCGACGATCATGACCACACCTCAGATCAACATGGTGAGGGTCACTCTCTATGTGAAGATGAATTAGAAGCGTTCCGTGGTTTCCTACGTAATCTGCTGATGCATGCTGGTATAGGTACCGCCTTGGGTGGAGTTTGCACCATGGTAGGTGAACCACAAAACTTGATCATCGCCGCTCAAGCAAACTGGCAATTTGGTGAATTTGCACTCCGTATGGGACCTGTGACGATTCCAGTATTTTTCGCTGGTATTGCAACCTGTTTCCTCGTTGAAAAATTTAGATTGTTTGGTTATGGCCAGCAACTCCCCGAGGCGGTGCACAAGATCCTGTCTGATTATGCTTCATATGAAGATGCTCGTCGTACCAATCACGATAAAATGAAGTTGGTTGTCCAAGCATTAGTCGGCGTTTGGTTAATCGTTGGTTTAGCTTTTCATTTAGCATCGGTCGGTCTTATCGGTCTATCCGTTATTATTGTTACTACAGCATTTAACGGTGTAACCAACGAACATGCGCTAGGAAAAGCCTTTGAAGAGGCGCTTCCCTTCACCGCCTTATTGGCTGTGTTCTTTGCCATCGTGGGCGTGATTATCGACCAACAACTGTTTGCCCCTGTCATTCAATGGGCATTGAGCTATGAAGGTAATACCCAGTTAGTGATCTTCTATATCGCCAATGGATTACTCTCTATGGTCAGCGACAACGTGTTTGTTGGAACCGTCTATATCAACGAAGTGAAAGCGGCGCTGTTAGATGGTCAGATCACTCGCGATCAGTTCGACCTACTCGCAGTAGCGATCAATACAGGAACCAACCTACCCTCAGTAGCAACACCAAATGGTCAGGCTGCCTTCTTGTTCCTATTAACATCGGCTATTGCACCGTTAATACGCCTCTCTTATGGCCGCATGGTATGGATGGCACTGCCCTACACTATCGTGCTATCTATTGTGGGCGTACTGGCAATCGAAACTGGTTTCCTTACTGATATGACTCAATACTTTTACGATTCCCATATGCTTATCCATCATTCGGT